The following coding sequences are from one Odontesthes bonariensis isolate fOdoBon6 chromosome 10, fOdoBon6.hap1, whole genome shotgun sequence window:
- the LOC142390425 gene encoding uncharacterized protein LOC142390425, with protein sequence MASHHCRVCMVAMSTADGHRECPTCLGAAHVLEDVDNPCSAAVDLLRGERLRRANLVSGHMHEGRAEGRRSPHRSARKHGHKRTRKCSRDRQRESPHRSDQEGASRAAKRPVPAEAAEGGSAGLAHILSALQGLSRRMDRLEGHQGPPSLPPSLPPGQEGPPLRRPESHGEEEDWADTDVLSLHASQTSDATGGGSRGGELHTGSRGEPTVVGEIPVSHLLSRVLCASKILGLQPPTPDPAPYGGVWEGVSHASPPPSIPVAEDYTKMLRTAWGKTLQRPQFNPGCRQLAMAVHPAETGLGDMPPVEASVASWTSLGPARASPNPRCPRKECAKTDRLVSRSFNASARAARMGNALAMTLAALRKTLDPADGDAMALVEAALSAHSQLTRDVGDSMASAVLCRRQVWLAQTCLPEAIKAELINLPVAPGCVFHPGSQEVLDRAEQQQGVGSGNGSPAGLLRLVSLRASAFRQLPRGQPHIPSSGGGGEQNQTGAETQAGAVARRSSQGLPVGCPSQLSRISWEGIVPDPWVVTMVAHGYRLQFRRRPPVFSGVRITAVRDPILKSVLDNEVRELLLKGAISEVPPSAQRAGFYSKYFIVPKKDGGHRPVLDLRPLNQYLKVLPFKMVHTAVVIRSIQQGEWFTSLDLKDAYFHVPICPEHRPYLRFAFRGRAFQFQVLPFGLSLAPRVFSRVVSAALAPLQAQGLKILPYLDDWLVCAHSQEQVVRDTETLLAHIQFLGFVVNWKKSNLRPRQQAEFLGILLDSAHMKASLTGRRVDSLIEALKCFRLGGLVTAHRVQRLLGLMAAAAVVVPLGLLRSRPFQCWFNAFRLHPRDDRKVRLRVSRACIRALRPWRSREFLLSGVPLGGHPHRRQVISTDASLTGWGAVWEGRSVWGIWQPPWTSEHINVLELKAIHLALQRFLPTLQHSHVLVRSDNTSAVYHVNHQGGTKSQKCLQVAEELLTWAWPRLASLRAVHVPGVENGAADMLSRTGPLPGEWRLHTDVVNQIWMRYRVAQVDLFASAETTHCPEWYSLRGQGGSLGLDALSKEWPIGLLYAFPPLPLIPQVLQRIKEGQHTVLLVAPRWPARPWFSDLLQLLQGQPWRLPSRADLLSQADGKVWHPNPAALRLWVWPLQSRSLIA encoded by the exons ATGGCCTCGCACCACTGCAGAGTCTGCATGGTTGCGATGAGCACCGCAGACGGGCACAGGGAGTGCCCTACTTGCCTTGGGGCCGCCCACGTGTTGGAGGACGTGGACAACCCCTGCAGTGCAGCAGTTGACCTGCTTAGGGGGGAACGACTTCGCCGTGCCAACCTGGTGTCTGGTCACATGCATGAAGGCAGGGCGGAAGGGCGACGCTCACCCCATCGGTCGGCCCGAAAACATGGGCATAAGCGTACGCGCAAATGCTCAAGGGACCGGCAGCGTGAGTCCCCCCATAGGTCTGACCAGGAAGGGGCCTCCAGAGCTGCGAAGCGCCCTGTTCCAGCTGAGGCAGCAGAGGGCGGCAGTGCGGGGTTAGCCCATATCCTCTCAGCTCTTCAGGGGCTATCAAGGAGGATGGACAGGCTAGAAGGCCATCAAGGCCCGCCATCCCTACCGCCATCCCTACCGCCGGGCCAGGAGGGTCCCCCCTTACGCAGGCCTGAGAGCCATGGTGAGGAGGAGGACTGGGCCGATACAGACGTGCTGTCCCTCCACGCGTCACAGACCTCTGACGCCACAGGTGGAGGCAGCCGTGGTGGTGAACTACACACTGGCTCTAGAGGTGAGCCCACAGTCGTGGGGGAGATACCGGTAAGCCATCTGCTGTCAAGGGTATTGTGTGCCTCTAAAATTCTAGGCCTTCAGCCCCCCACACCAGACCCAGCCCCTTATGGGGGTGTTTGGGAGGGTGTATCTCACGCTAGCCCCCCACCTTCTATTCCCGTGGCGGAGGACTACACCAAGATGCTGAGGACCGCTTGGGGTAAGACCTTGCAGCGGCCCCAGTTTAACCCAGGCTGCCGTCAGTTGGCAATGGCTGTACACCCTGCTGAAACAGGGCTGGGAGACATGCCACCAGTGGAGGCGTCAGTTGCCTCTTGGACGTCACTTGGGCCTGCGCGGGCATCCCCTAATCCACGTTGCCCGCGTAAGGAGTGTGCAAAGACAGACCGCCTGGTCAGTAGGTCTTTTAACGCTTCGGCACGAGCAGCCCGTATGGGCAATGCCCTTGCTATGACGCTGGCGGCTCTGCGTAAGACGCTAGACCCGGCAGACGGAGATGCCATGGCCCTGGTGGAGGCTGCGCTATCTGCTCACTCCCAGCTCACACGGGATGTAGGAGACTCGATGGCCTCGGCAGTGTTGTGCCGTCGTCAGGTGTGGCTTGCGCAAACCTGTCTGCCAGAGGCTATTAAAGCAGAGCTGATTAACCTCCCTGTGGCACCTGGGTGTGTTTTTCATCCAGGATCCCAGGAGGTGCTGGACCGTGCCGAAC AGCAGCAGGGGGTAGGTTCAGGCAACGGCAGCCCGGCCGGCCTCCTCAGGCTAGTATCGCTCAGGGCCAGCGCTTTCAGGCAGTTACCCAGGGGCCAGCCCCACATCCCCAGTTCAGGGGGAGGCGGGGAGCAAAACCAAACAGGGGCAGAAACACAGGCCGGGGCGGTGGCCCGGCGTAGCAGTCAGGGGCTGCCCGTCGGATGCCCTTCCCAGCTGTCTCGGATCTCCTGGGAGGGGATTGTGCCAGACCCTTGGGTCGTGACAATGGTTGCCCACGGGTACCGGCTACAATTTCGACGGCGGCCCCCAGTTTTTTCAGGGGTCAGAATAACAGCTGTAAGAGACCCAATTTTAAAGTCCGTACTCGACAACGAGGTTCGAGAACTACTTTTAAAAGGGGCTATCTCGGAGGTACCACCCAGCGCACAGCGAGCTGGGTTTTATtccaaatattttattgtgccCAAAAAGGACGGCGGTCATCGGCCTGTCCTCGACCTCAGGCCCCTAAATCAATACCTCAAGGTGCTGCCATTCAAAATGGTTCACACCGCAGTGGTAATACGATCAATCCAGCAGGGGGAGTGGTTTACGTCTCTGGACCTGAAGGACGCATATTTTCATGTCCCAATCTGCCCAGAACACAGGCCATACCTCCGTTTCGCCTTTCGAGGCAGGGCGTTCCAGTTTCAGGTCCTTCCTTTCGGCCTCTCCCTGGCCCCAAGAGTTTTCAGTCGTGTGGTGTCCGCTGCACTAGCCCCCCTCCAGGCACAGGGTTTGAAGATACTACCGTACTTAGACGATTGGCTCGTTTGCGCCCATTCTCAAGAGCAAGTGGTGCGCGACACGGAGACACTGCTGGCCCACATCCAGTTCCTGGGCTTCGTGGTAAATTGGAAGAAATCCAATTTGCGGCCCCGCCAACAGGCAGAATTCCTGGGTATCCTCCTAGATTCAGCCCACATGAAAGCGTCTCTCACTGGCCGGAGAGTAGACAGCCTAATAGAGGCCCTGAAGTGCTTTCGGCTCGGCGGACTAGTTACCGCCCACAGAGTCCAAAGGTTGCTGGGCTTGATGGCTGCGGCAGCCGTCGTGGTTCCTCTTGGCCTGCTGAGGTCACGTCCCTTCCAATGCTGGTTCAATGCGTTCCGACTCCACCCGAGAGACGACAGGAAGGTCAGGCTGCGTGTTTCTCGGGCTTGCATCCGAGCCCTGCGTCCTTGGAGGAGCAGGGAGTTCCTGCTCAGTGGCGTCCCCCTGGGGGGTCATCCTCACAGGAGACAGGTCATCTCGACAGATGCATCCCTAACGGGCTGGGGGGCTGTCTGGGAAGGACGTTCAGTGTGGGGCATTTGGCAACCTCCATGGACGTCGGAACATATCAATGTTCTCGAACTGAAGGCCATTCACCTTGCGCTACAGCGGTTCCTGCCAACATTGCAGCACAGCCATGTTCTGGTGAGATCGGACAACACCTCTGCGGTGTATCACGTCAACCACCAGGGGGGGACAAAGTCCCAGAAATGCCTCCAAGTGGCGGAGGAGCTCCTAACATGGGCATGGCCACGACTGGCGTCACTGAGGGCTGTGCACGTCCCGGGCGTGGAGAACGGCGCGGCCGACATGCTCTCCAGGACTGGTCCACTCCCGGGAGAATGGAGACTGCACACAGATGTGGTCAACCAGATCTGGATGCGGTACAGGGTTGCGCAAGTGGACCTGTTTGCGTCAGCAGAAACGACCCACTGCCCGGAGTGGTACTCCCTCAGGGGGCAGGGGGGCAGTTTGGGCCTGGATGCTCTATCGAAAGAGTGGCCAATAGGCTTACTGTACGCTTTTCCTCCACTCCCTCTCATCCCTCAGGTTCTACAGAGGATCAAGGAGGGCCAACACACAGTCCT